The DNA window TATTTTATAAAATCAAGCTTTATAATTTTTAATTTATTTTTATAGGTTATTTTTATATGTAGAGTTTCTAAAAACGAGTTTTAATATCAAATTACAAATTATAAAAAATAATAATTTTTTTAAATTTTTAGTTGTTCAACTAATTAAAGTTGTGATATAATAAGTAGCAAATATTTTAATTCTTATTTTTCAGGAGGGTATACAAAAATGGTTGATTTCAAAAAAATTGATTTAATGATAGATTACATCGAAGAGGGAACTATTCCAGAAGGTAAGAGTTTCAATGAATTTGCAATAGACTTTTATCTTGAAACAAAAACTTTAACTTTATCAAAATACTTAAGATTAAAGGATAGAAGTTCAAAGTTACCTAAAATTATGAATACTAAAAAAGCTGGGGAGGTTCTTTTTGAAACTGAAAAAAATGATGAAATGAAATCATTTCTATCTAGAAAAGGATTTAAGACTCTTCCAGAACTTAACTATACAGCAGTAATGCTTCTTAGAAAAGTAGACCTTTTTGCAAACTGGCAAAAACTTGTTTTCTTTTTCGAAGGAGGAAGAACAATACAAGAGATTAACAGTTCACTAAAAAAAGAGTTACTACCTATGGAAGTTGAGAAATTAGAAAGATTTATAAAAGAGGAGCTTCGTCTAAATGACCAAGAACTTAACTGGTTTTTAGGAAAGATGGAAAAAGTCGAAAAAGATAAAGCTTTATATAGAGCTATAAGAAAACTTACTAAATAGGGAGAACAAAATTATGAAAAAATTATTATGTGGATTTTTATTACTTTCATCTTTAGCTTTTGCATCAGATGTTTCTAAAAAAGAAGCAAACGCATTAAAAGATAGATTAAAGATGTATACTACTGGATATCAAAAAAGAGCTTTTTCTATGAAAAATCACTTAGGAAAAAGAGAGATTGTTATAGACTCTAAATTAAGAGACTTACCTCAAACTTCAAGAACTGCTTTTGGTGATAATCAATACAATAGATCTGGTGATTGGGAAATGAATAGAGAGAAGAGAGGAATTCAATACTTCTCAGTTCCTGGAACAACTAGAAGAAAAGCTGTACAAAAAATAGATGGAAAATATGTTGTGTTCTTCTACAATGCTATTGGTAAAAATGATAACATGGTTGAAGATACATTAGAAGATGTAAAAAAGGCATTAGAGAGAAACTAATCTCTATAAATCATATATATAAAAAGACACAGAATTTTCTGTGTCTTTATTTTTTAATCTATTAAACTTCTAAGTAGTTCAATCTCTTCTTTCCAAATAGTTTCATCTATTGTTTCCATAACTATTGGAATATTTCTAAATCTATCATCATTCATAAATCTTTTAAAGAAGTCCATACCAAGAGTTCCCTCTCCTATACTGTGATGTCTATCTTTTTTACTTCCTACTCCAAACATAGAGTCATTTAAGTGTATTCCTTTTAGATATTTAAATCCAACAATGTTTTCAAAGGCATCCATAGTTGCATTATATTCCTCCTCTGTTGAAAGAGCATATCCTGCTGCTACTGTATGACATGTATCTAAACAAACACCTATTCTAGTTTTATCTTTAATAAGATTTATTATATCTCTTATATGCTCAAACTTATAACCCATATTTGATCCTTGTCCTGCTGTATTTTCTAAAACAACTATAACATTTGGAACAGCTTTATGTGCTTTATTTATTGAATCAGCTATAAGTTTTACACACTCATCTTCACTTATCTCTTTTAAATGACTTCCTGGATGAGTATTTAGATATATAAGTCCCAATTGATTTACTCTTTGCATCTCATCTAAAAAAGCATTTAGTGATTTCTCTCTTTTCTCCTCATCAGGACTTCCTAAGTTTATAAGATATCCATCATGTGGTAAAATCTGCTCTGGAGTAAACTTATATCTTCTCATAGCATCTTTAAATTCTAAAATTTCATCCTCTGTATATGGTTTGGCATCCCATCTTCTCTGGTTTTTAACAAACATTCCAAATCCATTTGCATCTATAGCCATTGCATTTTTAAAAGCATTAGCTACTCCACCTTGTATAGATACATGGGCACCTAAATATGTATTTTTAATTTTTTCCTCTCTTGTCATATATACACCTCTATCTAAATTGATTGTTATTTTACTATTCGTATATAGTATAACATAATCTATACTTTTTGAATAGACAATGTAATTAAAATACTTTCTTGAAATAGATTGAAATACTTAGGATATCGTTATAAAATAAGGTATCAAAACATTTAGGAGGAGCTATGATTAAAATACTTTCTTGTATAAAAGAAAAAGATAATTGGGTTATTGAAGTAGAGTCACATAATCTATATATAGATGGTAAAGGTGGACAAATAGGAGATCAAGGTTATATAGGGGATACAAAATTTTTAACTGTTATAGATGATAAAAAAATTATAGTTGAAAATGAAATTACTTCAGGTGAATATACATATACTGTAGATACTAATAGAGTTTTTGATATAGGAGTGCAACATACAGCTCAACATCTTTTTTCTGCTATAGCATATAATGACTATGGACTAAATACTGTTGGGTTTAGAATGACTGAAACTTATACAACAGTGGATTTAGATTCTAAAGATTTAGATGAAAACTTTGTAGATGAATTAGAAAGAAAAATTAATAGTGCTATAGGAGAGGGAAGAGCTATTTTAGAAAAAATAGTTACTAGAGATGAAGCTAACTCTATTGATACATTTAGAAAAAAAATAAGTGATAAAGTTACTGGTGATGTTAGAATTATAACTATAGATAATATGGATACAAGTGCTTGTGCTGGATACCATGTATCTGACATATCAGAGATTAGAGTATTTAAAATTATAAGTTTTGAGAAAATCAAAGGAAATTACACTAGATTTTATTTTTTAAGTGGAGAGAGAGCTATCGAAGATTTTGTTAAGAAAAATAAAACTATTAAAGAACTAGATAGAATATTTAGTTGTAGAGATAACGAGATAATTTCTATGGTAGAAAAATTTAATAACGAAAAGAAAGAAGTTGAAAGTAGATTTAAAGAGTTAAATTTAAAATATTGTAATTTCTTATCTAAAGACCTATTAAGTTCAGCTATTGAAAAGGATGATAGAAAATATATAGTATATAAAGATGATAAGGATACAATAACAAACTTAAATAAAATTATACCAGGTGATTATATTTTTATAGGTATTTGGGAAGATGCAGGAGTGATATCTAGTAAAACTATTGATTGTGGTGAACTATTAAAGGAGTTCTCTAAAGTACTAAACATAAAAGGTGGAGGAAAAGGAGAGAGAGCTAACTTTAAAGGAGAGGTTTCAGTAGCGGAGATTACAAATATATTGTAAAAGTCTGAAATATCTGTTATAATGGAAATTAGGTATTTATTAGTAACAATGGAGGAAATATGTCAAATAAAATAAATTTACTTAATTTAAACGAACAAGAGCTTACAGACTTTATAGTTTCTTTAGGAATGAAGAAATTTTACGGAAAACAAATCTTTACATGGTTAAACCAAAAAATAGTAAGAGATATTAACGATATGACAAACATATCATTAAAGGATAGAGAATTACTTTCTGAGAAAGCTTACATCCCTTTCTTAAACCTATTAAAACACCAAGTTTCTAAAATAGATAAAACTGAAAAGTTTTTATTTAAATTAGAAGATGGAAATACAATTGAAAGTGTTATCTTAAGACACAAAGATAGAACAACTCTTTGCATCTCATCTCAAGTTGGGTGTGCTGTTAAGTGTGGATTCTGTGCTACAGGTCTTGGTGGATTTACAAGAAACTTAGATGTACACGAAATTACAAACCAGTTCTATACAATTGAAAGAAGATTATTAAAGCAAGGATTACAAATTAATAACATTGTATTTATGGGTATGGGAGAACCTATGCTTAACATTGATAATGTTATAAAGGCTATTGATATCTTATCAAGTGAAAAAGGAGTAAACGTTTCTAAGAGAAGAATCACAATTTCAACTTCTGGAATTATTCCTGGAATTGAGAAGTTATTAGAAGAGAGAATCCCAGTAGAATTAGCTATATCTTTACACAGTGCTATTGATGAAAAGAGAAGCGAGTTAATGCCAATTAATACAAAATATCCATTAGAGGATTTATTCCCAATATTACAAGAGTATCAAAGACAAACTAAGAGAAGAATCACTTTTGAGTATATCTTAATCAATGACTTCAACGTTTCTGATAACGATATCGCTTACTTAGCTGATTTTGTTCACAACTTTGATCATATATTAAACCTTATTCCATGTAATCCAGTAGATGGAAAAGATTACCAAAGACCTTCTCAAAAGAAAATTGATAAAATCTTCAATTACTTAAAAGATTTTAGAAAAGTAAACGTAACTGTTAGAGGAGAAAAGGGAACTGATATAGACGGTGCTTGTGGACAATTAAGACAAAAAAATCTAAAATAATTAAAATGGAGATATTTTATGAAATGGAAAATTCTTAAGTATGTTGCCATATTTATTGTATCTTTAGGTATTGTTGGAGGGATTGGAGCAAGTCTTTTAGTAAATAAATACTATAAAGAACTACCAAATGTTTCAGAGCTAGTTGAGAATTATAGTCCTCCTATTCCTACTACAATTTATGATAGAAATGGACAAGTAATTGATGTTATTTCAAAAGAAACAAGAGAACCTGTGGATATAGAACATATACCACAAAATTTACAAAATGCTTTTATAGCCATAGAGGATAGACAGTTTTTAACACACTATGGAATCGATCCATTTAGAATTTTAGGTTCTGCTATAGTTAACTTAAAATCTGGAAGAGCAGCTCAGGGTGGAAGTACAATAACTCAGCAATTAGCTAGAAATGCTTTTCTGTCTCATGAAAAAAAGTTCTCTAGAAAAATAAAAGAGATTATAATCACATTTGAAATTGAAAGAAAATATACAAAAGATGAAATAATGGAGAAGTATCTAAATGAAATCTACTTTGGTTCTGGAGCTTACGGTGTAAAAACTGCAGCTTATAACTTCTTTAGAAAAGATGTTAATAATGTTAACTTAGCTGAGTCAGCTCTTTTAGCAGGAATTCCAAATAGACCAAATATGTATAATCCAAGAACTAATCTTGAAAGATCTTTAGTTAGACAAAGATTAATATTAAAACAGATGCTTAAATTTGGTTTAATAACTGAAGCTGAATATAATGAAGCTTTAAATCATAAATTTGTCAATGAATCAAAAGCTTCGTCAAATGATTTTAAGGATAAGAACACTACAGTAGTTTACGGTGCTCTTGATAAAAAGATAGAGTTTAATGCTCCTGACTTTACAGATTTAGTTGAGAAGTTCCTATTTGAAAACTTTGAAGAAAAACAGATTTATAATGATGGACTTACAGTTCAAACTACTTTAGATTTAAATATTCAAAAAGTTGCTAAGGATAAATTTGAAAACTATCCACGTTTAAAAAATGATAAAAAACTTCAAGGTGCTATGGTAACAATTGATGCTAAAAATGGAGAAGTTATAAGTATTATAGGTGGTAAGAACTTTAAAACTGGTAACTTCAATAGAGCTGTTCAAGCTAAACGTCAAGTTGGATCATCTTTTAAACCTTTTATCTACTATACAGCTTTAGAAAAAGGTTTTGAAGAAAACTTAGTTGTAGAAGATTCGAGAATTGTATTTGGTACTTGGGCTCCTAGAAACTTTGGAGAGAGATATTATAACGGTATGACATTGATGCAAGGTTTTGATAAATCTCAAAATATTGTTTCTATAAAACTTTTAAATAAAGTTGGAATTCCAGCTCTTATGGATACTATGAAGAAAATTGATGCTGGATTTATTGTTCCAAACAATTTAACAGCAGCTTTAGGAACAACTGAAGGAACTCCATTACAAGTGGCTCAATCATATGCAGTTTTTGCTAATGGTGG is part of the Cetobacterium somerae ATCC BAA-474 genome and encodes:
- the nfo gene encoding deoxyribonuclease IV — translated: MTREEKIKNTYLGAHVSIQGGVANAFKNAMAIDANGFGMFVKNQRRWDAKPYTEDEILEFKDAMRRYKFTPEQILPHDGYLINLGSPDEEKREKSLNAFLDEMQRVNQLGLIYLNTHPGSHLKEISEDECVKLIADSINKAHKAVPNVIVVLENTAGQGSNMGYKFEHIRDIINLIKDKTRIGVCLDTCHTVAAGYALSTEEEYNATMDAFENIVGFKYLKGIHLNDSMFGVGSKKDRHHSIGEGTLGMDFFKRFMNDDRFRNIPIVMETIDETIWKEEIELLRSLID
- a CDS encoding alanyl-tRNA editing protein, whose amino-acid sequence is MIKILSCIKEKDNWVIEVESHNLYIDGKGGQIGDQGYIGDTKFLTVIDDKKIIVENEITSGEYTYTVDTNRVFDIGVQHTAQHLFSAIAYNDYGLNTVGFRMTETYTTVDLDSKDLDENFVDELERKINSAIGEGRAILEKIVTRDEANSIDTFRKKISDKVTGDVRIITIDNMDTSACAGYHVSDISEIRVFKIISFEKIKGNYTRFYFLSGERAIEDFVKKNKTIKELDRIFSCRDNEIISMVEKFNNEKKEVESRFKELNLKYCNFLSKDLLSSAIEKDDRKYIVYKDDKDTITNLNKIIPGDYIFIGIWEDAGVISSKTIDCGELLKEFSKVLNIKGGGKGERANFKGEVSVAEITNIL
- a CDS encoding transglycosylase domain-containing protein — protein: MKWKILKYVAIFIVSLGIVGGIGASLLVNKYYKELPNVSELVENYSPPIPTTIYDRNGQVIDVISKETREPVDIEHIPQNLQNAFIAIEDRQFLTHYGIDPFRILGSAIVNLKSGRAAQGGSTITQQLARNAFLSHEKKFSRKIKEIIITFEIERKYTKDEIMEKYLNEIYFGSGAYGVKTAAYNFFRKDVNNVNLAESALLAGIPNRPNMYNPRTNLERSLVRQRLILKQMLKFGLITEAEYNEALNHKFVNESKASSNDFKDKNTTVVYGALDKKIEFNAPDFTDLVEKFLFENFEEKQIYNDGLTVQTTLDLNIQKVAKDKFENYPRLKNDKKLQGAMVTIDAKNGEVISIIGGKNFKTGNFNRAVQAKRQVGSSFKPFIYYTALEKGFEENLVVEDSRIVFGTWAPRNFGERYYNGMTLMQGFDKSQNIVSIKLLNKVGIPALMDTMKKIDAGFIVPNNLTAALGTTEGTPLQVAQSYAVFANGGYSIKPFFVMKVTDKFGNTLYEAKPQIEQKFESADIALMTNMMKNSVKQGTSKSAQVKINNVPIEQGGKTGTTNNSRTVWYSGMTPDYVTTIYVGYDNNDPLYKATGGGVAAPLWKNFYQEIIEKGYYTPTTFTFLDNHVKNGDLTYQELDPISGLLNGSPSDKTFLLRRGRIAVEKDSKYTNGIAGVLGYYVPTQETTSKNEAMSSEEVTGPAAQQVTQPVQQQNQQKPQQQKKEEKKGFFQRLFNF
- the rlmN gene encoding 23S rRNA (adenine(2503)-C(2))-methyltransferase RlmN yields the protein MSNKINLLNLNEQELTDFIVSLGMKKFYGKQIFTWLNQKIVRDINDMTNISLKDRELLSEKAYIPFLNLLKHQVSKIDKTEKFLFKLEDGNTIESVILRHKDRTTLCISSQVGCAVKCGFCATGLGGFTRNLDVHEITNQFYTIERRLLKQGLQINNIVFMGMGEPMLNIDNVIKAIDILSSEKGVNVSKRRITISTSGIIPGIEKLLEERIPVELAISLHSAIDEKRSELMPINTKYPLEDLFPILQEYQRQTKRRITFEYILINDFNVSDNDIAYLADFVHNFDHILNLIPCNPVDGKDYQRPSQKKIDKIFNYLKDFRKVNVTVRGEKGTDIDGACGQLRQKNLK